In Bufo gargarizans isolate SCDJY-AF-19 chromosome 6, ASM1485885v1, whole genome shotgun sequence, a single genomic region encodes these proteins:
- the LOC122940959 gene encoding transmembrane protein 248-like codes for MFLNLHPLENLKSYINSRPPLVVFMVSVSGMAIAFLTLGYFFKMKEIKSPEMTEDWNTFLLKFNNLDFCISENETLKHLLNDTTPPESTVTTGQARSSTQTPQALEDTGPINISVAVTLTLDPLKPFGGYSRNITHLSSTIIGHQIGLSGRESHEEMNITFTLPAAWNSDDCILHGHCEQVVFTTCMTVTAMSSVFPVTVQPPHCIPETYSNATLWYKIFTTARDSGTKYAQDYNPFWCYKGAIGKVYHALNPKLTVIVPEDDRSLINLHLMDTSYFLFVMVITMFCYAVIRGRPGKLRQSNSDFCPEKVALSEA; via the exons ATGTTTCTGAATCTGCATCCCCTGGAGAACCTGAAGTCGTACATCAATAGTCGGCCCCCTCTGGTGGTCTTTATGGTCAGTGTCAGTGGTATGGCCATAGCTTTCCTCACGCTTGGCTACTTCTTCAAAATGAAGGAAATTAAGTCCCCCGAGATGACAGAG GACTGGAACACGTTTCTCCTGAAGTTTAATAACCTGGACTTTTGTATATCTGAGAATGAAACGTTGAAGCATCTCTTGAATGACACAACACCACCAGAGAGTACAGTCACCACTGGCCAGGCCCGGTCCTCTACACAGACGCCGCAAGCCCTTGAGGACACAGGACCTATAAATATTTCGGTAGCTGTTACCTTGACATTGGATCCCCTGAAACCTTTTGGAGGATACTCTCGAAACATCACTCACCTGAGCTCCACAATTATTGGCCATCAGATTGGTCTTTCAG GCAGAGAGTCCCATGAGGAGATGAATATAACCTTTACTCTGCCAGCTGCCTGGAACTCGGATGACTGTATTCTCCATGGACACTGTGAGCAGGTGGTATTTACCACATGTATGACTGTAACGGCCATGAGCAGCGTGTTCCCCGTCACTGT ACAACCGCCTCATTGCATTCCTGAAACCTACAGCAATGCCACCCTGTGGTACAAAATCTTCACCACTGCTCGAGACTCTGGAACGAAGTATGCCCAGGACTATAATCCCTTCTGGTGTTATAAGGGAGCCATTGGAAAGGTGTACCATGCTTTAAACCCAAAGCTCACAGTTATTGTTCCAGAG GATGACCGCTCTCTTATTAATCTGCATCTGATGGACACAAGTTACTTTCTATTTGTGATGGTTATCACCATGTTCTGTTATGCAGTCATCAGGGGTCGCCCAGGCAAGCTGAGGCAAAGCAACTCTGACTTCTGTCCTGAAAAG GTTGCACTTTCTGAAGCATAA